The sequence GACGCCGACCTCGTTCTCGAGGACGAGGTTGTCGACGATCTCGTTGCCGTGGGCGTTGTAGACGTAGAACCCGTTGCGGTTGGCGACGACGGCGTTGTCCCGCAGCTCGGTACGGTCGACGTCCTTGACGAGGATGCCCTGGCCGCTCGGGCCGTCGTTGTTCGCCGCGACGTTGTCGACGATCGTCAGGTTCGCCGAGACCATGATCGCGAAGCCGACGTCGTTGTCGAAGGCGACGTTGCTCTCGAGGCGGTTGTCGTCGGAGTACATGTAGTGGACGCCGTAGCGCAGCTCCCACATCGTGTTCTGGGCGGCCTCGACGCCGTCGGACCACGAGAAGTAGATCCCGTCACGGACGGTCGTGATCTCGTTGGCCCGCAGCTCGGCGCCGTCGGCACGGTCGAGGTGGATCCCGTTACCCCGCTCGGACTCGGGGACGTCCTCGCGGCCGACGATCGTCGCCTCCTCGACGGTGACGTCCTCGGCTTCGCCGATCCAGACGCCGTAGGTCACATCGGTGAGTCGAACGTCAGTGAGCACCGACTCGGAGCCGTTGACGAGGACGCCGGCGTCCTCGTTTCCGCGGTCGTAGCCCGAGCCGCGGATCCACAGCTCCTCGAGGGTCACGTTCTCGGCCGCGACGTGTACGACGGTGTCCTCGTCGCCGCCGTCGATCAGCGCGCCCTCGCCCGCGGCCGCGAGCGTGATGTCGGGCGTCTCGATCGTCACGCGCTCCTCGAAGGCACCCTCGAGGACGACGGTGTCGCCGGGCTCAGCGGCGTCGACGGCGTCCCCGACGGAATCGAACTCCCGATCGTCGACGGTCGCGACGCCCGGCTCGTCGGGGGGTGTCTCCTCGCGGACGTCCGCGGCGTCGACGTCGGGCGTCCAGCGCTCGGCGACGTCCTCGCGATCGTCGGCGTCGTCGGTCGCGGCGACGGCGGCTGCTGCAAGCGAGACGACGAGCATCGCCGCGGCGGCGACGGCGAACCAGCGCTCGCGGTCAGTCATCGCG comes from Natronococcus occultus SP4 and encodes:
- the nosD gene encoding nitrous oxide reductase family maturation protein NosD; translation: MTDRERWFAVAAAAMLVVSLAAAAVAATDDADDREDVAERWTPDVDAADVREETPPDEPGVATVDDREFDSVGDAVDAAEPGDTVVLEGAFEERVTIETPDITLAAAGEGALIDGGDEDTVVHVAAENVTLEELWIRGSGYDRGNEDAGVLVNGSESVLTDVRLTDVTYGVWIGEAEDVTVEEATIVGREDVPESERGNGIHLDRADGAELRANEITTVRDGIYFSWSDGVEAAQNTMWELRYGVHYMYSDDNRLESNVAFDNDVGFAIMVSANLTIVDNVAANNDGPSGQGILVKDVDRTELRDNAVVANRNGFYVYNAHGNEIVDNLVLENEVGVQFTAGSSDELVVGNSFVANGQSAYAPTTAQIAWNDSDRGNYWSDARAVDLDGDGLSETRHQPAGSVETLVREQPQAAVFAESPAFDAVRMAESSFPVIKSPGVVDHRPLAEPPHDDRRDDYADHDH